One region of bacterium genomic DNA includes:
- the mqnE gene encoding aminofutalosine synthase MqnE: MKKKNIKYKINDNAELDHEESLYLLRDCSMHELGDLANEVNKQKNKNKVFFNVNRHINLTNICVSRCKFCAFSRDKEEKDAYVLNIDDVLKKIKESLPMGITEVHIVSGLHPDLTFDYYLDILRAVKKFAPGLHIQGFTAVEIHYFAKITGLSIPKVLEQMKEAGLDSLPGGGAEVFSPRIRQELCPKKANGTEWLEVMIEAHRLGMKSNATMLFGHIETPDEIIAHLITLRNIQNKTGGFQSFIPLPFHPQFTQMENFEKPTGYEILRMLAVSRLVLNNFFHIKAFWIMMGLRLAQLSLKYGVNDLDGTVVEEKITHSAGATTPEDIPRRELIRLIKEMHFIPVERDTLYNEIKEY; this comes from the coding sequence ATGAAGAAAAAAAATATAAAATACAAAATCAACGATAACGCGGAGTTGGACCATGAGGAATCGCTGTATCTTTTGCGGGATTGTTCCATGCATGAGCTCGGCGATTTGGCAAATGAAGTAAATAAACAAAAAAATAAAAATAAAGTATTTTTTAATGTCAACCGGCACATTAATTTGACAAATATTTGTGTTTCACGCTGTAAATTTTGCGCCTTCAGCAGAGACAAAGAGGAGAAAGACGCATATGTACTTAATATTGATGATGTGTTAAAGAAAATAAAAGAGTCATTGCCGATGGGGATTACAGAGGTGCATATCGTGAGCGGGCTTCATCCGGATTTAACGTTTGATTATTACCTGGATATTTTAAGGGCTGTAAAAAAGTTTGCTCCAGGCCTTCATATACAAGGTTTTACCGCGGTTGAGATCCATTATTTCGCGAAAATCACAGGCCTTTCTATTCCAAAAGTCCTTGAACAAATGAAGGAGGCGGGGCTTGATTCATTGCCGGGCGGGGGCGCGGAGGTATTCAGCCCGCGAATAAGACAGGAACTATGCCCGAAAAAGGCAAACGGGACCGAGTGGCTGGAGGTTATGATTGAAGCCCATCGTCTGGGAATGAAATCAAACGCGACAATGCTGTTTGGTCATATTGAAACACCCGATGAAATTATTGCCCATCTTATAACTCTTAGAAATATCCAGAATAAAACAGGAGGTTTTCAGTCTTTCATACCCCTGCCTTTTCATCCGCAGTTTACGCAAATGGAAAATTTTGAAAAACCCACAGGGTATGAAATCCTGAGAATGCTCGCGGTGTCAAGATTAGTGCTTAATAATTTTTTTCACATCAAGGCATTCTGGATTATGATGGGTTTGAGACTGGCGCAGTTGTCGTTAAAATACGGCGTGAATGATTTAGACGGCACGGTTGTTGAAGAAAAAATCACACATTCCGCGGGCGCGACCACGCCTGAAGATATTCCAAGGCGGGAATTAATCCGCTTGATCAAGGAAATGCATTTTATCCCGGTGGAAAGAGATACGCTTTACAATGAAATTAAGGAGTATTAA
- a CDS encoding menaquinone biosynthesis protein produces MEFRGLFNVNLKKPQKNKNSFEKPRVGHIKFLNCFPIYYGLVKNLDINDMEFIPGSPTELNQMIYENKLDISPVSSIEYLKNQEKYLLCPHISVSSNGSVKSILLLSKLPVKKLDGEKVALTSDSATSHVLLKIILETKYAIRPKYYVSNSNLDDMLKEAKAGLLIGDKALEESLKLNGLYRYDLGEEWKSMTKKKMVYAVWCIRKEFVKNNPDAAKKLMCSFKNSYEYSVKNIPEIAGSASTWDKFDEEFIKKYLSELDFSFDKNAREGLMDFYNMANEIGLVKGKGKLEFFE; encoded by the coding sequence ATGGAATTTAGAGGATTGTTTAACGTAAATTTAAAAAAACCTCAAAAAAATAAAAACAGTTTTGAAAAACCGAGAGTAGGCCATATAAAATTCCTGAATTGTTTTCCGATATATTACGGCCTTGTCAAGAATCTGGATATAAATGATATGGAATTTATCCCGGGTTCGCCGACAGAATTGAATCAAATGATATATGAAAATAAATTGGATATTAGCCCGGTATCCTCGATTGAATATTTAAAAAACCAGGAAAAGTATTTATTGTGCCCTCACATAAGCGTTAGTTCAAACGGGAGCGTAAAAAGCATTCTGCTGCTCAGCAAATTGCCCGTCAAAAAACTTGACGGCGAAAAGGTGGCGTTAACAAGCGATTCAGCGACAAGCCATGTGCTGTTAAAAATAATTTTGGAAACAAAATACGCTATAAGGCCGAAATATTATGTTTCCAATTCAAACCTGGATGATATGTTGAAGGAAGCAAAGGCCGGCCTTTTAATAGGTGACAAGGCGTTAGAGGAAAGCTTGAAATTAAACGGTTTGTACCGTTATGACCTCGGTGAAGAGTGGAAGAGCATGACAAAAAAGAAGATGGTATACGCGGTCTGGTGTATTAGAAAGGAATTTGTAAAAAACAACCCTGATGCCGCGAAAAAACTCATGTGTTCATTCAAAAATTCTTATGAATACAGCGTAAAAAACATACCTGAAATTGCAGGGTCCGCCTCGACATGGGATAAATTCGATGAGGAGTTTATAAAAAAGTATTTAAGCGAACTGGATTTTTCTTTTGATAAAAACGCAAGAGAAGGGCTTATGGATTTTTATAATATGGCGAATGAGATCGGTTTGGTTAAAGGAAAAGGGAAATTAGAATTTTTTGAATAA
- a CDS encoding UbiA-like polyprenyltransferase: protein MNKIKIFFEMVKIEHTVFALPFAYIGTIIASGGIPNSKEFIFITLSMFGARSFAMMWNRIVDRKIDAKNSRTSGRHLVTGRMNLKEAFIFCFLSLVIFIASAFSLAPLAHILWPFFILPMAVYPFAKRFSWLSHFILGLSLALSPLGAFIAVTNKMPNIPVLLIAAGILIWTAGFDIIYACQDYDFDRKEGYFSIPACFGIKNSFWITSILHFLTVIFFFLAGKLLELGFFYFSGIFIISLFLVYENLIMRRGKLNTAFFKMNGLVSITIFIFTLLEFCL, encoded by the coding sequence ATGAATAAAATTAAAATATTTTTTGAAATGGTAAAGATTGAACATACCGTTTTTGCCCTGCCGTTTGCTTATATCGGCACGATAATCGCTTCAGGCGGGATTCCAAATTCAAAAGAATTTATTTTCATAACATTGTCAATGTTCGGCGCGCGCAGTTTTGCAATGATGTGGAACAGGATTGTGGATCGGAAAATCGACGCTAAAAATTCAAGGACTTCCGGCCGCCATCTTGTCACAGGCCGGATGAATTTAAAAGAAGCGTTTATTTTCTGTTTTTTATCATTGGTTATTTTCATAGCTTCCGCTTTCAGCCTGGCGCCTTTAGCGCATATTTTATGGCCGTTTTTTATTTTACCGATGGCTGTTTATCCGTTTGCTAAGAGGTTCAGCTGGTTAAGCCATTTTATCCTGGGATTAAGCCTCGCTTTGTCACCGCTCGGGGCTTTTATAGCTGTTACAAATAAAATGCCGAATATACCTGTTTTATTGATTGCGGCAGGCATTCTTATATGGACGGCCGGATTTGATATTATTTATGCGTGCCAGGATTACGATTTTGACAGGAAAGAAGGGTATTTTTCAATCCCGGCCTGTTTTGGAATAAAAAATTCATTTTGGATAACTTCAATACTTCATTTTTTAACGGTTATTTTTTTCTTCCTGGCGGGTAAGCTGTTAGAACTGGGGTTTTTTTATTTTTCAGGGATTTTTATTATTTCTCTTTTTCTTGTATATGAAAATTTGATCATGCGAAGGGGAAAATTAAACACGGCCTTTTTTAAAATGAACGGGCTTGTAAGCATAACAATTTTTATTTTTACCCTGTTGGAATTTTGTTTATGA
- the mqnC gene encoding cyclic dehypoxanthinyl futalosine synthase, which yields MKIKRQVSEILTSAVSGERISSEEAVVLFNEAQIYELGHAADKLRKQRFNTNQITFIIDRNINYTNICVNQCGFCAFWRDEQNPEGYLLGEQDILKKVEEAVSEGATQIMLQGGLHPELKIDYYLKIFKKIKDKFNVVLHSLSAPEIMHLSRNSGLGLEETILRLKLAGLDSLPGAGAEILTDKTRKRISGKKINTDEWFLVMETAHRFGIYSTATMMFGIGEEISERVEHMDRVRNFQDKTGNIRGFIPWTFQPGHTRIGGKEVPAEDYLKTLAISRLYLDNIPHIQGSWLTQGEEIGQLSLFFGADDLGSIMLEENVVRATGVLRRMNTGKIVRLIKKAGFIPCQRDTEYKVVKEF from the coding sequence ATGAAAATAAAAAGACAGGTTTCTGAAATATTAACAAGCGCGGTTTCCGGGGAGAGGATTTCGTCCGAAGAGGCTGTTGTTCTTTTCAATGAAGCGCAGATTTACGAGTTAGGACACGCAGCGGATAAGCTGAGAAAACAAAGATTTAACACGAATCAAATTACTTTTATAATTGACAGGAACATCAATTATACCAATATTTGTGTTAACCAGTGCGGGTTTTGCGCTTTTTGGCGTGATGAACAAAATCCTGAAGGCTATTTGCTGGGAGAACAGGATATACTTAAAAAGGTTGAAGAAGCAGTCAGCGAAGGGGCGACACAAATAATGCTCCAGGGTGGTTTGCACCCGGAATTGAAGATAGATTATTATTTGAAGATTTTCAAAAAGATCAAGGATAAATTTAATGTTGTCCTTCACTCCCTTTCTGCCCCGGAGATTATGCATTTAAGCCGTAATTCGGGTTTGGGCCTGGAGGAAACAATATTGCGCCTGAAACTTGCGGGCCTTGATTCCCTGCCGGGGGCAGGCGCGGAAATTCTAACGGATAAAACAAGAAAGAGAATAAGCGGAAAAAAAATCAATACAGATGAATGGTTTTTGGTTATGGAAACTGCCCACCGTTTTGGAATTTACTCTACCGCAACAATGATGTTTGGTATCGGAGAGGAAATTTCAGAACGCGTTGAACATATGGACCGCGTCAGAAATTTTCAGGACAAAACAGGAAATATAAGGGGTTTTATTCCATGGACTTTCCAGCCGGGGCACACCCGGATAGGAGGGAAAGAAGTTCCGGCAGAGGATTATCTGAAGACCCTTGCTATTTCGCGTTTATATCTGGATAATATTCCTCATATCCAGGGGTCATGGCTTACACAGGGGGAGGAAATCGGCCAGCTTTCCTTGTTTTTCGGCGCGGATGATTTGGGAAGTATTATGCTTGAAGAAAATGTTGTCCGGGCCACTGGTGTATTGCGCAGGATGAACACTGGCAAGATAGTCCGTTTAATAAAAAAAGCAGGATTTATCCCCTGCCAGCGGGACACAGAATATAAAGTTGTAAAAGAATTTTAA